A part of Vigna radiata var. radiata cultivar VC1973A chromosome 11, Vradiata_ver6, whole genome shotgun sequence genomic DNA contains:
- the LOC106776474 gene encoding probable LRR receptor-like serine/threonine-protein kinase At3g47570 isoform X3 — MKHVFLLLLVQLFSVFTLSFASGNETDHLGLLEFKKSISGDPYGILLSWNTSTHFCDWSGITCNLKLQRVTQLVLSRYKLEGSISPHIGNLSYMINFNLSVNNINGKIPQELGRLSRLQQLSLGNNLLGGEIPTNLTGCNDLRFLYLQRNNLTGRIPIEIGSLQKLEWLAISTNKLTGEIPSFIGNLTSLTDIDVGGNNFEGHIPQEICHLKNLTFASFGQNKFTGTFPSCLYNMSSLTMISATGNQLSGSLPPNMFHTLPYLQEFYIGENQITGRIPPSITNASAFFLALEASRNSLTGQIPSMGKFQYLDIISLSWNHLGDNSTTDFDFLESLANSSKLKLLSISYNNFGGHLPNSLGNLSPQLDRLYLGGNQISGKIPATIGNLTNLTFLAMENNNLGGNIPTTFVKFQKMQKLNLGSNKLSGELGAHIGNLTQLFDLKLGDNLFEGNIPPSIGNCQKLQYLDISRNNLTGTIPLDLFKLSSLTILLNLSLNSLSGSIPEEVGSLTNLGWLDMSENHMSGEIPPTMGECIMLEYLYLQGNSLQGTIPSSLASLKGLQHLDLSRNQLSGSIPNDLQNISSLKYFNASFNTLEGEVPTKGVFGNVSAILVMGNNKLCGGTSELHLPPCPVKGKKLAKHHKFRLIAVIVSVIVFLLILSITLTIYWTRKRSNKTSLDSHSSETDHQLATVSFQSLHNATDGFSATNLIGSGNFSSVYKGTLEELEEKVVAIKVLDLQRKGAHKSFVSECNALRNIKHRNLIQVLTCCSSIDYNGQEFKALIFPYMTNGSLEQWLHPKTPSAEQKRKLSLDQRLNIMVDVASALHYLHHECEQPIIHCDLKPSNVLLDNEMVPRVSDFGIAKLLSTINDTTSKQTSTIGIKGTIGYIPPEYGVSSEVSTYGDIYSFGILVLEMLTGKSPTDEMFEDGQNLHNFVTVSFPDNLLQILDPLLVPTEEAAPLKGNDWNLDPNVEMCLVSLFRIGISCSMKSPKDRMNISDVTRELNRISEYFLVGE, encoded by the exons ATGAAGCATGTTTTTCTTCTGTTACTTGTTCAACTGTTTTCTGTCTTTACATTAAG CTTTGCATCAGGAAATGAGACTGATCATTTGGGTCTGCTGGAATTCAAGAAATCCATATCAGGAGACCCATATGGAATCTTACTTTCTTGGAATACTTCTACTCACTTTTGTGACTGGTCTGGAATAACATGCAATCTCAAGCTTCAAAGAGTTACACAGTTAGTTTTGTCAAGGTACAAGTTGGAGGGATCCATATCTCCCCACATAGGAAATCTCTCTTATATGATCAATTTCAATCTATCAGTCAACAACATCAATGGGAAAATACCACAGGAACTGGGAAGGTTGTCACGTCTGCAACAACTATCTCTCGGAAACAACTTATTGGGAGGAGAAATTCCTACAAACTTGACTGGATGTAATGATCTCAGATTCTTATACTTACAGAGAAATAATCTTACTGGCAGAATACCTATCGAGATTGGCTCACTTCAAAAGCTTGAATGGTTGGCTATTTCTACTAACAAGTTAACAGGAGAAATCCCTTCTTTCATAGGTAATCTTACATCCCTCACAGATATCGATGTTGGTGGTAACAACTTTGAAGGACATATACCACAGGAAATATGCCATCTCAAAAACTTGACATTTGCATCATTTGGTCAAAACAAATTCACTGGAACATTTCCTTCTTGTCTTTATAATATGTCATCTCTTACCATGATCTCAGCTACAGGAAATCAGTTAAGTGGCTCTCTTCCACCTAACATGTTTCACACCCTCCCATATCTTCAAGAATTTTACATTGGTGAAAATCAAATCACTGGTCGAATCCCACCTTCCATCACCAATGCATCCGCATTCTTTTTAGCACTTGAGGCCAGTCGAAACAGTCTCACTGGACAAATTCCAAGCATGGGGAAGTTCCAATATCTTGATATCATATCTCTGTCTTGGAACCATCTAGGAGACAATTCAACTACTGATTTCGATTTTCTAGAATCATTGGCTAACAGTAGTAAGTTGAAACTTCTGTCCATATCCTACAATAATTTTGGAGGTCATTTGCCAAACTCTTTGGGAAATTTATCCCCCCAGCTTGATAGATTATATCTTGGAGGTAATCAGATATCAGGGAAAATCCCTGCAACAATAGGAAATTTGACTAACTTAACTTTTTTGGCTATGGAAAACAACAATCTCGGTGGGAATATCCCAACAACTTTTGTGAAGTTTCAAAAAATGCAGAAGTTAAATTTAGGTTCAAACAAACTGTCAGGAGAGTTAGGAGCCCACATAGGCAACCTTACTcaattgtttgatttgaaattaggAGATAATTTGTTTGAAGGGAACATTCCTCCAAGTATAGGAAACTGTCAGAAGTTACAGTACTTAGACATTTCACGTAACAACCTTACAGGAACCATACCCTTGGACCTTTTTAAGCTTTCATCTCTAACCATCTTGTTGAATTTGTCACTAAACTCATTAAGTGGCAGTATACCTGAAGAAGTAGGTAGCCTAACAAATCTTGGTTGGCTAGATATGTCTGAGAATCACATGTCCGGAGAAATTCCTCCAACAATGGGAGAATGCATAATGTTGGAATACCTATATTTGCAAGGGAATTCTTTACAAGGAACCATACCATCTTCTTTGGCATCACTCAAAGGGCTTCAACATTTAGACCTGTCACGAAATCAATTGTCTGGATCTATTCCTAATGATCTACAAAATATTTCTtccttaaaatatttcaatgcATCCTTCAACACATTAGAGGGTGAAGTACCAACCAAAGGTGTCTTTGGAAATGTAAGTGCCATACTGGTTATGGGAAATAATAAACTTTGTGGGGGAACTTCAGAACTGCATCTACCACCATGTCCTGTCAAAGGTAAGAAACTTGCAAAACACCACAAGTTCAGGTTGATAGCAGTGATAGTTAGTGTGAttgtttttcttctcatattgTCAATTACTCTAACTATTTACTGGACAAGGAAAAGGAGTAATAAAACATCTTTGGATTCACATTCATCAGAAACTGATCATCAGTTGGCTACAGTTTCGTTCCAAAGCCTGCACAATGCAACTGATGGATTCTCAGCTACAAACTTGATAGGGTCTGGAAATTTTAGCTCTGTTTACAAAGGAACTCTTGAGGAGttagaagaaaaagttgttgccATAAAGGTCCTAGACCTTCAGAGAAAGGGAGCTCACAAGAGTTTTGTTTCAGAATGCAACGCACTCAGAAATATCAAACATCGAAATCTGATTCAGGTTTTGACATGTTGTTCCAGCATAGATTACAATGGTCAAGAATTCAAAGCTCTAATTTTTCCTTACATGACAAATGGAAGCTTAGAGCAATGGCTGCATCCCAAGACACCAAGTGCAGagcaaaagagaaaattgagCCTTGATCAAAGATTAAATATCATGGTGGATGTTGCTTCTGCATTACATTATCTTCACCATGAATGTGAGCAACCAATAATTCACTGTGATTTAAAGCCTAGTAATGTCCTCCTCGACAATGAGATGGTTCCTCGTGTGAGTGATTTTGGCATAGCAAAACTTCTCTCAACCATCAATGATACCACTTCTAAACAAACAAGTACAATTGGAATAAAGGGAACTATTGGCTATATTCCTCCAG AGTATGGAGTGAGCTCTGAAGTATCAACTTACGGTGACATATACAGCTTTGGGATTCTTGTGCTGGAAATGCTCACAGGAAAAAGTCCCACAGATGAAATGTTTGAAGATGGTCAAAATCTTCATAACTTTGTTACAGTTTCATTTCCTGATAATCTTTTGCAAATTTTGGATCCACTACTTGTTCCAACAGAGGAAGCAGCACCATTGAAAGGAAACGATTGGAATCTTGATCCAAATGTTGAGATGTGCTTAGTTTCCCTTTTCAGGATTGGGATTTCTTGCTCTATGAAATCACCAAAAGATAGAATGAATATTTCTGATGTCACTAGGGAGCTCAACCGAATCAGTGAGTACTTTCTTGTTGGTGAATAA
- the LOC106776474 gene encoding probable LRR receptor-like serine/threonine-protein kinase At3g47570 isoform X4 produces MKHVFLLLLVQLFSVFTLSSLYFIPTVTAFASGNETDHLGLLEFKKSISGDPYGILLSWNTSTHFCDWSGITCNLKLQRVTQLVLSRYKLEGSISPHIGNLSYMINFNLSVNNINGKIPQELGRLSRLQQLSLGNNLLGGEIPTNLTGCNDLRFLYLQRNNLTGRIPIEIGSLQKLEWLAISTNKLTGEIPSFIGNLTSLTDIDVGGNNFEGHIPQEICHLKNLTFASFGQNKFTGTFPSCLYNMSSLTMISATGNQLSGSLPPNMFHTLPYLQEFYIGENQITGRIPPSITNASAFFLALEASRNSLTGQIPSMGKFQYLDIISLSWNHLGDNSTTDFDFLESLANSSKLKLLSISYNNFGGHLPNSLGNLSPQLDRLYLGGNQISGKIPATIGNLTNLTFLAMENNNLGGNIPTTFVKFQKMQKLNLGSNKLSGELGAHIGNLTQLFDLKLGDNLFEGNIPPSIGNCQKLQYLDISRNNLTGTIPLDLFKLSSLTILLNLSLNSLSGSIPEEVGSLTNLGWLDMSENHMSGEIPPTMGECIMLEYLYLQGNSLQGTIPSSLASLKGLQHLDLSRNQLSGSIPNDLQNISSLKYFNASFNTLEGEVPTKGVFGNVSAILVMGNNKLCGGTSELHLPPCPVKGKKLAKHHKFRLIAVIVSVIVFLLILSITLTIYWTRKRSNKTSLDSHSSETDHQLATVSFQSLHNATDGFSATNLIGSGNFSSVYKGTLEELEEKVVAIKVLDLQRKGAHKSFVSECNALRNIKHRNLIQVLTCCSSIDYNGQEFKALIFPYMTNGSLEQWLHPKTPSAEQKRKLSLDQRLNIMVDVASALHYLHHECEQPIIHCDLKPSNVLLDNEMVPRVSDFGIAKLLSTINDTTSKQTSTIGIKGTIGYIPPVAGIYFRVWSEL; encoded by the exons ATGAAGCATGTTTTTCTTCTGTTACTTGTTCAACTGTTTTCTGTCTTTACATTAAGCTCACTGTATTTTATCCCAACTGTGACTGCCTTTGCATCAGGAAATGAGACTGATCATTTGGGTCTGCTGGAATTCAAGAAATCCATATCAGGAGACCCATATGGAATCTTACTTTCTTGGAATACTTCTACTCACTTTTGTGACTGGTCTGGAATAACATGCAATCTCAAGCTTCAAAGAGTTACACAGTTAGTTTTGTCAAGGTACAAGTTGGAGGGATCCATATCTCCCCACATAGGAAATCTCTCTTATATGATCAATTTCAATCTATCAGTCAACAACATCAATGGGAAAATACCACAGGAACTGGGAAGGTTGTCACGTCTGCAACAACTATCTCTCGGAAACAACTTATTGGGAGGAGAAATTCCTACAAACTTGACTGGATGTAATGATCTCAGATTCTTATACTTACAGAGAAATAATCTTACTGGCAGAATACCTATCGAGATTGGCTCACTTCAAAAGCTTGAATGGTTGGCTATTTCTACTAACAAGTTAACAGGAGAAATCCCTTCTTTCATAGGTAATCTTACATCCCTCACAGATATCGATGTTGGTGGTAACAACTTTGAAGGACATATACCACAGGAAATATGCCATCTCAAAAACTTGACATTTGCATCATTTGGTCAAAACAAATTCACTGGAACATTTCCTTCTTGTCTTTATAATATGTCATCTCTTACCATGATCTCAGCTACAGGAAATCAGTTAAGTGGCTCTCTTCCACCTAACATGTTTCACACCCTCCCATATCTTCAAGAATTTTACATTGGTGAAAATCAAATCACTGGTCGAATCCCACCTTCCATCACCAATGCATCCGCATTCTTTTTAGCACTTGAGGCCAGTCGAAACAGTCTCACTGGACAAATTCCAAGCATGGGGAAGTTCCAATATCTTGATATCATATCTCTGTCTTGGAACCATCTAGGAGACAATTCAACTACTGATTTCGATTTTCTAGAATCATTGGCTAACAGTAGTAAGTTGAAACTTCTGTCCATATCCTACAATAATTTTGGAGGTCATTTGCCAAACTCTTTGGGAAATTTATCCCCCCAGCTTGATAGATTATATCTTGGAGGTAATCAGATATCAGGGAAAATCCCTGCAACAATAGGAAATTTGACTAACTTAACTTTTTTGGCTATGGAAAACAACAATCTCGGTGGGAATATCCCAACAACTTTTGTGAAGTTTCAAAAAATGCAGAAGTTAAATTTAGGTTCAAACAAACTGTCAGGAGAGTTAGGAGCCCACATAGGCAACCTTACTcaattgtttgatttgaaattaggAGATAATTTGTTTGAAGGGAACATTCCTCCAAGTATAGGAAACTGTCAGAAGTTACAGTACTTAGACATTTCACGTAACAACCTTACAGGAACCATACCCTTGGACCTTTTTAAGCTTTCATCTCTAACCATCTTGTTGAATTTGTCACTAAACTCATTAAGTGGCAGTATACCTGAAGAAGTAGGTAGCCTAACAAATCTTGGTTGGCTAGATATGTCTGAGAATCACATGTCCGGAGAAATTCCTCCAACAATGGGAGAATGCATAATGTTGGAATACCTATATTTGCAAGGGAATTCTTTACAAGGAACCATACCATCTTCTTTGGCATCACTCAAAGGGCTTCAACATTTAGACCTGTCACGAAATCAATTGTCTGGATCTATTCCTAATGATCTACAAAATATTTCTtccttaaaatatttcaatgcATCCTTCAACACATTAGAGGGTGAAGTACCAACCAAAGGTGTCTTTGGAAATGTAAGTGCCATACTGGTTATGGGAAATAATAAACTTTGTGGGGGAACTTCAGAACTGCATCTACCACCATGTCCTGTCAAAGGTAAGAAACTTGCAAAACACCACAAGTTCAGGTTGATAGCAGTGATAGTTAGTGTGAttgtttttcttctcatattgTCAATTACTCTAACTATTTACTGGACAAGGAAAAGGAGTAATAAAACATCTTTGGATTCACATTCATCAGAAACTGATCATCAGTTGGCTACAGTTTCGTTCCAAAGCCTGCACAATGCAACTGATGGATTCTCAGCTACAAACTTGATAGGGTCTGGAAATTTTAGCTCTGTTTACAAAGGAACTCTTGAGGAGttagaagaaaaagttgttgccATAAAGGTCCTAGACCTTCAGAGAAAGGGAGCTCACAAGAGTTTTGTTTCAGAATGCAACGCACTCAGAAATATCAAACATCGAAATCTGATTCAGGTTTTGACATGTTGTTCCAGCATAGATTACAATGGTCAAGAATTCAAAGCTCTAATTTTTCCTTACATGACAAATGGAAGCTTAGAGCAATGGCTGCATCCCAAGACACCAAGTGCAGagcaaaagagaaaattgagCCTTGATCAAAGATTAAATATCATGGTGGATGTTGCTTCTGCATTACATTATCTTCACCATGAATGTGAGCAACCAATAATTCACTGTGATTTAAAGCCTAGTAATGTCCTCCTCGACAATGAGATGGTTCCTCGTGTGAGTGATTTTGGCATAGCAAAACTTCTCTCAACCATCAATGATACCACTTCTAAACAAACAAGTACAATTGGAATAAAGGGAACTATTGGCTATATTCCTCCAG TTGCTGGTATATATTTTAGAGTATGGAGTGAGCTCTGA
- the LOC106776474 gene encoding probable LRR receptor-like serine/threonine-protein kinase At3g47570 isoform X2, translating to MKHVFLLLLVQLFSVFTLSSLYFIPTVTAFASGNETDHLGLLEFKKSISGDPYGILLSWNTSTHFCDWSGITCNLKLQRVTQLVLSRYKLEGSISPHIGNLSYMINFNLSVNNINGKIPQELGRLSRLQQLSLGNNLLGGEIPTNLTGCNDLRFLYLQRNNLTGRIPIEIGSLQKLEWLAISTNKLTGEIPSFIGNLTSLTDIDVGGNNFEGHIPQEICHLKNLTFASFGQNKFTGTFPSCLYNMSSLTMISATGNQLSGSLPPNMFHTLPYLQEFYIGENQITGRIPPSITNASAFFLALEASRNSLTGQIPSMGKFQYLDIISLSWNHLGDNSTTDFDFLESLANSSKLKLLSISYNNFGGHLPNSLGNLSPQLDRLYLGGNQISGKIPATIGNLTNLTFLAMENNNLGGNIPTTFVKFQKMQKLNLGSNKLSGELGAHIGNLTQLFDLKLGDNLFEGNIPPSIGNCQKLQYLDISRNNLTGTIPLDLFKLSSLTILLNLSLNSLSGSIPEEVGSLTNLGWLDMSENHMSGEIPPTMGECIMLEYLYLQGNSLQGTIPSSLASLKGLQHLDLSRNQLSGSIPNDLQNISSLKYFNASFNTLEGEVPTKGVFGNVSAILVMGNNKLCGGTSELHLPPCPVKGKKLAKHHKFRLIAVIVSVIVFLLILSITLTIYWTRKRSNKTSLDSHSSETDHQLATVSFQSLHNATDGFSATNLIGSGNFSSVYKGTLEELEEKVVAIKVLDLQRKGAHKSFVSECNALRNIKHRNLIQVLTCCSSIDYNGQEFKALIFPYMTNGSLEQWLHPKTPSAEQKRKLSLDQRLNIMVDVASALHYLHHECEQPIIHCDLKPSNVLLDNEMVPRVSDFGIAKLLSTINDTTSKQTSTIGIKGTIGYIPPEYGVSSEVSTYGDIYSFGILVLEMLTGKSPTDEMFEDGQNLHNFVTVSFPDNLLQILDPLLVPTEEAAPLKGNDWNLDPNVEMCLVSLFRIGISCSMKSPKDRMNISDVTRELNRISVETSK from the exons ATGAAGCATGTTTTTCTTCTGTTACTTGTTCAACTGTTTTCTGTCTTTACATTAAGCTCACTGTATTTTATCCCAACTGTGACTGCCTTTGCATCAGGAAATGAGACTGATCATTTGGGTCTGCTGGAATTCAAGAAATCCATATCAGGAGACCCATATGGAATCTTACTTTCTTGGAATACTTCTACTCACTTTTGTGACTGGTCTGGAATAACATGCAATCTCAAGCTTCAAAGAGTTACACAGTTAGTTTTGTCAAGGTACAAGTTGGAGGGATCCATATCTCCCCACATAGGAAATCTCTCTTATATGATCAATTTCAATCTATCAGTCAACAACATCAATGGGAAAATACCACAGGAACTGGGAAGGTTGTCACGTCTGCAACAACTATCTCTCGGAAACAACTTATTGGGAGGAGAAATTCCTACAAACTTGACTGGATGTAATGATCTCAGATTCTTATACTTACAGAGAAATAATCTTACTGGCAGAATACCTATCGAGATTGGCTCACTTCAAAAGCTTGAATGGTTGGCTATTTCTACTAACAAGTTAACAGGAGAAATCCCTTCTTTCATAGGTAATCTTACATCCCTCACAGATATCGATGTTGGTGGTAACAACTTTGAAGGACATATACCACAGGAAATATGCCATCTCAAAAACTTGACATTTGCATCATTTGGTCAAAACAAATTCACTGGAACATTTCCTTCTTGTCTTTATAATATGTCATCTCTTACCATGATCTCAGCTACAGGAAATCAGTTAAGTGGCTCTCTTCCACCTAACATGTTTCACACCCTCCCATATCTTCAAGAATTTTACATTGGTGAAAATCAAATCACTGGTCGAATCCCACCTTCCATCACCAATGCATCCGCATTCTTTTTAGCACTTGAGGCCAGTCGAAACAGTCTCACTGGACAAATTCCAAGCATGGGGAAGTTCCAATATCTTGATATCATATCTCTGTCTTGGAACCATCTAGGAGACAATTCAACTACTGATTTCGATTTTCTAGAATCATTGGCTAACAGTAGTAAGTTGAAACTTCTGTCCATATCCTACAATAATTTTGGAGGTCATTTGCCAAACTCTTTGGGAAATTTATCCCCCCAGCTTGATAGATTATATCTTGGAGGTAATCAGATATCAGGGAAAATCCCTGCAACAATAGGAAATTTGACTAACTTAACTTTTTTGGCTATGGAAAACAACAATCTCGGTGGGAATATCCCAACAACTTTTGTGAAGTTTCAAAAAATGCAGAAGTTAAATTTAGGTTCAAACAAACTGTCAGGAGAGTTAGGAGCCCACATAGGCAACCTTACTcaattgtttgatttgaaattaggAGATAATTTGTTTGAAGGGAACATTCCTCCAAGTATAGGAAACTGTCAGAAGTTACAGTACTTAGACATTTCACGTAACAACCTTACAGGAACCATACCCTTGGACCTTTTTAAGCTTTCATCTCTAACCATCTTGTTGAATTTGTCACTAAACTCATTAAGTGGCAGTATACCTGAAGAAGTAGGTAGCCTAACAAATCTTGGTTGGCTAGATATGTCTGAGAATCACATGTCCGGAGAAATTCCTCCAACAATGGGAGAATGCATAATGTTGGAATACCTATATTTGCAAGGGAATTCTTTACAAGGAACCATACCATCTTCTTTGGCATCACTCAAAGGGCTTCAACATTTAGACCTGTCACGAAATCAATTGTCTGGATCTATTCCTAATGATCTACAAAATATTTCTtccttaaaatatttcaatgcATCCTTCAACACATTAGAGGGTGAAGTACCAACCAAAGGTGTCTTTGGAAATGTAAGTGCCATACTGGTTATGGGAAATAATAAACTTTGTGGGGGAACTTCAGAACTGCATCTACCACCATGTCCTGTCAAAGGTAAGAAACTTGCAAAACACCACAAGTTCAGGTTGATAGCAGTGATAGTTAGTGTGAttgtttttcttctcatattgTCAATTACTCTAACTATTTACTGGACAAGGAAAAGGAGTAATAAAACATCTTTGGATTCACATTCATCAGAAACTGATCATCAGTTGGCTACAGTTTCGTTCCAAAGCCTGCACAATGCAACTGATGGATTCTCAGCTACAAACTTGATAGGGTCTGGAAATTTTAGCTCTGTTTACAAAGGAACTCTTGAGGAGttagaagaaaaagttgttgccATAAAGGTCCTAGACCTTCAGAGAAAGGGAGCTCACAAGAGTTTTGTTTCAGAATGCAACGCACTCAGAAATATCAAACATCGAAATCTGATTCAGGTTTTGACATGTTGTTCCAGCATAGATTACAATGGTCAAGAATTCAAAGCTCTAATTTTTCCTTACATGACAAATGGAAGCTTAGAGCAATGGCTGCATCCCAAGACACCAAGTGCAGagcaaaagagaaaattgagCCTTGATCAAAGATTAAATATCATGGTGGATGTTGCTTCTGCATTACATTATCTTCACCATGAATGTGAGCAACCAATAATTCACTGTGATTTAAAGCCTAGTAATGTCCTCCTCGACAATGAGATGGTTCCTCGTGTGAGTGATTTTGGCATAGCAAAACTTCTCTCAACCATCAATGATACCACTTCTAAACAAACAAGTACAATTGGAATAAAGGGAACTATTGGCTATATTCCTCCAG AGTATGGAGTGAGCTCTGAAGTATCAACTTACGGTGACATATACAGCTTTGGGATTCTTGTGCTGGAAATGCTCACAGGAAAAAGTCCCACAGATGAAATGTTTGAAGATGGTCAAAATCTTCATAACTTTGTTACAGTTTCATTTCCTGATAATCTTTTGCAAATTTTGGATCCACTACTTGTTCCAACAGAGGAAGCAGCACCATTGAAAGGAAACGATTGGAATCTTGATCCAAATGTTGAGATGTGCTTAGTTTCCCTTTTCAGGATTGGGATTTCTTGCTCTATGAAATCACCAAAAGATAGAATGAATATTTCTGATGTCACTAGGGAGCTCAACCGAATCA GTGTGGAAACATCAAAGTAG